From Neosynechococcus sphagnicola sy1:
GCTCTGCTATCAAAATCAATGACGATGACGCGGTACCGTTTCATTGGGCGCTAACGTTCCAGTTCAGCCGCTGCCAGCAACCTTTCCATCGTCACCAAGATCTCCCTTCAGTCCGCTCCAACCGGGTTCTTAGGCTGCTGACGCTGCGCAACCTGGAGCAGTAGTCGCAGTGCTTCATTTACAGATGTATCAGTCGGGAAAGCTTTGGCAATATCAGGATCTAAGAGAACCAAATTGGTTCCTGCTCGATATCTTTCAACATACTTGCCTCTGACCCCTCCCGCCATTTTGGAGAAGTCGTATTCAGAACGTAGTTCATCTTCTAGCTCCTCAACTTCCTTCTTCATAAAACCTCTTTTCTTGGCGAGTAGCTCCTCGGGCACTGATAATTGCACTGATAATTCGAGTTAAGTTTATATATTCTGTTATAGCCACATTTGGCTACAACAGTTGTAGCGATCCATCCTCCATTGATGCGACCAATTCTGCCAACCATTCCTGCATACTGGCATACTCAATCGGGCGATCCTCATCTGCTTTCCAGAATGCCACCAGCTTACCAGGCTGAGAGCCATTCACCACAGTCACGTCCAAGCAAAGGTGACTGCCGCCACCATTGTCCAAAAACGGTATCCAGGAGAAGTGCCACCATCCCGGACGGTCAAAATCACACCCGACGAAATTATCCATGATCTGCTTCGACGAGGTGACGTCCTCCAAGCTCATGAACATGCGGTTTCCCTGCAACGATTTGAAGTAGTCATGCTGCTGTCCATTGCGCCAGCGGTAGAGCTGGCGGAATTCAGTTGGCAACGTCAACGCGAATCGCTCCTCAAAGGCATCCAGTTGGGCATCGGTGACACCGAGCTGGAGTTTGGCGTAGTAGTCGGGTCGATGAGCTGCAAGCCATCGACCCATCCGCTCGATCCATGCTTGCATGATCGGATTCGGGGTGGTTTCAATTGTCCGCACAATTATTCTAGGGGCTTGGGCTTCTTCAATGACAAATTTGCTAGTTAAACACCTCAACGCTTTCATAATCACAGCAGAGCCGCTAAATCTTTGCTTAGCCTCTTGAAGAAGGTGCCATATCTCCTCTCGATCATGTTTTCTATAGGATACGTTCCAGGGATCAGGCTGCCAACGCCACTTTTGAGCCAATAGAAACTCATTTACTGCCCATAGTTCTAAAACTTCATTGGACATTTCTACTAGCGATCCATCATAAATTTCTGTGGCGATCGCACCTTCTGCAAATAGACGATCGCCCAAGGCTGCTACTGGTTCAACCGATGGCGGTATATTTTGTGCGATCGTATCCCAGACAGTCTGACAAATCAGGGTGGGGACTACAATTTGTCCATTCAATTCCACGCTGTTAGTGAGCAGACATTCAACGAGTTCACCGCTACTCCGGTTTATGTCAAGGTCGTCAGGATAGGACGAATCCTCCTCACTGCGAGTAAGGTTACCTGCCTGCTGTTGAGCAAGAAAGAATTTACAGATTAGATCCCTGTTGGCACTCTCTTTTCTCTCCTCGGA
This genomic window contains:
- a CDS encoding SMI1/KNR4 family protein, translating into MELNGQIVVPTLICQTVWDTIAQNIPPSVEPVAALGDRLFAEGAIATEIYDGSLVEMSNEVLELWAVNEFLLAQKWRWQPDPWNVSYRKHDREEIWHLLQEAKQRFSGSAVIMKALRCLTSKFVIEEAQAPRIIVRTIETTPNPIMQAWIERMGRWLAAHRPDYYAKLQLGVTDAQLDAFEERFALTLPTEFRQLYRWRNGQQHDYFKSLQGNRMFMSLEDVTSSKQIMDNFVGCDFDRPGWWHFSWIPFLDNGGGSHLCLDVTVVNGSQPGKLVAFWKADEDRPIEYASMQEWLAELVASMEDGSLQLL